The Microcoleus sp. bin38.metabat.b11b12b14.051 genome window below encodes:
- the rpsQ gene encoding 30S ribosomal protein S17 produces MAVKERVGVVVSDKMDKTVVVAIENRSSHTKYGKIVVRTKRYKAHDEENKCKSGDRVRITETRPLSKTKRWTVAEIFGATKG; encoded by the coding sequence ATGGCAGTTAAAGAACGAGTTGGCGTAGTAGTCAGCGACAAAATGGATAAAACCGTCGTGGTAGCGATCGAAAACCGCTCCTCCCACACCAAATACGGCAAAATCGTAGTCCGCACCAAGCGATACAAAGCTCACGACGAAGAAAATAAGTGCAAATCGGGCGATCGCGTCCGCATCACTGAAACTCGCCCTCTGAGCAAAACCAAACGCTGGACGGTTGCTGAGATTTTCGGTGCAACAAAGGGTTAA
- the rpmC gene encoding 50S ribosomal protein L29, translating to MSLTKIKEARELSDAAVAEQILAVKRQLMDLRLQQATGRMEKPHLFKHAKHRLAQLMTVERERQIAAEAALKSAPTAVSE from the coding sequence ATGTCTTTGACCAAGATTAAAGAAGCTAGAGAATTAAGCGATGCAGCAGTAGCAGAGCAAATTTTAGCCGTCAAGCGCCAACTAATGGACTTGCGGCTTCAGCAAGCTACCGGCCGCATGGAAAAGCCTCACCTGTTCAAGCACGCCAAACACCGGCTGGCTCAATTAATGACAGTTGAACGCGAACGCCAAATCGCTGCTGAGGCAGCTCTCAAGTCTGCTCCCACCGCAGTCAGCGAGTAG
- a CDS encoding 50S ribosomal protein L23, whose amino-acid sequence MSKIDPRDYADLIQRPILTEKATRMMELNQFTFDVAPKATKPQIKAAIEELFKVKVIGVNTQNPPRKKRRVGKFVGFKPCYKRATVTLLDGDSIRKLLFPEV is encoded by the coding sequence GTGAGTAAAATCGACCCCCGCGACTACGCAGATTTGATCCAGCGTCCGATTCTCACCGAGAAAGCTACCCGAATGATGGAATTAAATCAATTCACATTTGACGTAGCACCAAAAGCGACCAAGCCTCAAATCAAAGCTGCAATCGAAGAACTATTTAAGGTCAAAGTCATTGGCGTCAACACCCAAAACCCGCCGCGCAAAAAGCGCCGAGTAGGTAAATTCGTCGGCTTTAAACCTTGCTACAAGCGAGCAACAGTAACTCTGCTAGACGGAGACTCCATCCGCAAACTCCTATTCCCAGAAGTTTAG
- the rplV gene encoding 50S ribosomal protein L22, whose translation MVIDTTSEIKAIARYIRTSPFKVRRVLDQIRGKSYQEALILLEFMPYRACEPIVKVLRSAVANAEHNAGLDKTKLVVSQAYADQGPVLKRFRPRAQGRAYQIRKPTCHITVIVAPLLED comes from the coding sequence ATGGTTATAGATACCACATCCGAAATTAAGGCGATCGCCCGTTATATCCGGACATCGCCCTTCAAAGTGCGCCGAGTCCTCGACCAAATTCGCGGCAAAAGCTACCAAGAAGCGCTGATTTTACTCGAATTCATGCCCTACCGCGCCTGCGAACCAATCGTTAAAGTTTTGCGATCGGCAGTAGCCAACGCCGAACACAACGCAGGATTGGACAAAACCAAACTCGTAGTCTCTCAAGCTTACGCAGACCAAGGCCCAGTCCTCAAACGTTTTAGACCCCGCGCTCAAGGTCGCGCCTACCAAATTCGCAAGCCAACTTGCCACATTACGGTAATAGTTGCTCCGCTCTTAGAAGACTAA
- the rpsS gene encoding 30S ribosomal protein S19 has protein sequence MSRSLKKGPFVADHLMTKIEKLNAAGQKQVIKTWSRSSTILPQMVGHTIAVHNGRQHVPVYLTDQMVGHKLGEFSPTRTFRGHAKSGDKKAKR, from the coding sequence ATGTCTCGATCGTTAAAAAAAGGCCCATTTGTCGCAGACCACCTGATGACAAAGATTGAAAAACTCAACGCCGCAGGCCAAAAACAAGTAATTAAAACTTGGTCGCGCTCTTCCACAATCCTGCCTCAAATGGTAGGTCACACGATCGCAGTTCACAACGGCAGACAGCACGTTCCCGTCTACCTGACAGACCAAATGGTAGGTCACAAACTCGGAGAATTCTCCCCCACTCGCACCTTTAGAGGTCACGCGAAAAGTGGTGATAAAAAGGCGAAAAGATAG
- the rplE gene encoding 50S ribosomal protein L5, which produces MPDKLKVLYQGKIVPKLMDQFKYTNIHQVPKLIKVTVNRGLGEASQNAKALDSSLNEIAIITGQKPVVTRAKKAIAGFKIRKGVPVGVMVTLRGDRMYDFLDRLINLALPRIRDFRGISPKSFDGRGNYSLGLREQLIFPEIEYDRIDQIRGMDISIITTANTDEEGRALLKEMGMPFRDN; this is translated from the coding sequence ATGCCGGACAAACTCAAAGTTCTTTATCAAGGTAAAATCGTTCCTAAACTGATGGATCAGTTTAAATATACTAATATCCATCAGGTTCCCAAACTTATCAAAGTCACCGTGAACCGGGGTTTGGGAGAAGCTTCTCAAAATGCTAAGGCATTGGATTCGTCGCTGAATGAAATTGCGATCATCACCGGGCAAAAACCCGTCGTGACGCGAGCGAAAAAGGCGATCGCAGGCTTCAAAATCCGCAAAGGAGTACCAGTCGGCGTGATGGTGACGCTGCGTGGCGATCGGATGTACGATTTTCTCGATCGACTCATCAACCTCGCACTCCCCCGCATCCGCGACTTCCGCGGTATCAGTCCCAAAAGCTTTGACGGGCGCGGAAACTACAGCTTGGGCCTGAGAGAACAGCTAATTTTTCCAGAAATAGAATATGACCGCATCGATCAAATTCGAGGCATGGACATTTCAATTATCACCACAGCAAATACCGACGAAGAAGGACGTGCCTTGCTTAAAGAAATGGGAATGCCGTTCCGGGACAACTAA
- the infA gene encoding translation initiation factor IF-1, whose product MSKQDLIEMEGTVTESLPNAMFRVDLDNGFNVLAHISGKIRRNYIKILPGDRVKVELTPYDLTKGRITYRLRKK is encoded by the coding sequence TTGTCTAAGCAAGATTTAATTGAAATGGAAGGGACAGTGACGGAATCACTGCCGAATGCGATGTTTCGCGTTGACCTAGATAATGGGTTTAACGTGCTAGCTCACATTTCTGGCAAGATCCGCCGCAACTACATCAAAATTCTGCCTGGCGATCGCGTCAAAGTTGAATTAACTCCCTACGACTTGACCAAAGGCAGGATTACTTATCGCCTTCGGAAAAAATAG
- the secY gene encoding preprotein translocase subunit SecY, with translation MDVSKEKAPTAQETFMQMAQAAGLRGRILVTIGLLILVRLGVHLPVPGIDRAAFAQNVQNSPLIGFLDLFSGGGLSALGIFALGILPYINASIIVQLLTAALPSLEDMQKNDGEAGRRKISQITRYVSLGWAILQSIGIAIWVSPFAQSPSPFFIPQTALALTAGSMFVMWISEVVTERGIGNGASLLIFINIVSVLPRSLGQTFELAQSGDTQVVGRVIVLLLVFLVTIVGIVFVQEGTRRIPIISARRQVGRKVYRESRSYLPLRLNQGGVMPIIFASSVLIVPSFLAQSLNQPFLVQVANVLSPNGPAPWAYALFYLTLILFFSYFYASLIVNPVDMSQNLKKMGASIPGIRPGQKTSDYVEKVLNRLTFLGAIFLGLVAIVPTAVESAIGVQTFRGFGATSLLILVGVAIETAKQIQTYVISQRYEGMVK, from the coding sequence ATGGACGTTAGTAAAGAGAAAGCGCCAACTGCACAAGAGACGTTCATGCAGATGGCTCAAGCTGCTGGTTTGCGGGGCCGCATCCTCGTCACTATTGGCTTATTGATTTTAGTACGCCTGGGTGTTCACTTGCCAGTCCCCGGCATCGATCGCGCCGCCTTTGCCCAAAACGTCCAAAATAGCCCTTTAATTGGCTTTTTGGACTTGTTTTCAGGAGGCGGGCTGTCAGCTTTGGGGATTTTCGCGCTGGGGATTTTGCCCTACATTAATGCTTCAATTATTGTGCAACTTCTAACTGCGGCTCTGCCAAGTTTAGAAGATATGCAGAAAAATGACGGCGAAGCAGGGCGGCGCAAGATTTCTCAAATTACTCGCTACGTTTCTTTGGGCTGGGCTATTCTGCAAAGCATTGGCATTGCGATTTGGGTCAGCCCTTTTGCTCAATCTCCATCGCCTTTCTTCATACCACAAACTGCTTTGGCTCTTACGGCCGGATCGATGTTTGTCATGTGGATATCGGAAGTGGTGACAGAGCGAGGCATCGGGAACGGAGCATCGCTGCTGATCTTTATCAACATTGTGTCGGTTTTGCCGCGCTCTTTGGGACAAACTTTTGAATTGGCTCAAAGTGGCGACACGCAAGTTGTAGGCCGCGTAATTGTTCTGCTGCTGGTCTTTTTGGTGACGATTGTCGGGATTGTTTTTGTTCAGGAAGGTACTCGCCGGATTCCGATTATTTCTGCCCGCCGCCAAGTCGGTCGCAAAGTTTATCGGGAGAGTCGCAGCTATCTACCCCTGCGCTTGAATCAAGGCGGAGTGATGCCGATTATTTTTGCATCTTCGGTGTTGATTGTGCCTTCTTTCCTCGCTCAGTCTCTCAATCAGCCGTTTTTGGTTCAAGTTGCTAATGTGTTGAGTCCGAACGGCCCTGCGCCTTGGGCTTACGCGCTATTTTATCTGACTTTGATTCTGTTCTTCAGTTATTTCTACGCTTCGTTGATTGTCAACCCCGTAGATATGTCTCAGAACTTGAAGAAAATGGGCGCCAGCATTCCTGGGATTCGCCCCGGTCAGAAAACCAGCGATTATGTGGAGAAGGTTTTGAACCGTTTGACTTTCTTGGGAGCGATTTTTCTCGGTCTGGTGGCCATTGTACCAACGGCTGTAGAAAGCGCGATCGGCGTCCAAACTTTTAGAGGGTTTGGTGCAACTTCCCTACTAATTCTAGTGGGTGTGGCGATCGAAACTGCCAAGCAAATTCAAACTTACGTCATCTCCCAGCGATATGAAGGAATGGTGAAGTAA
- the rpsE gene encoding 30S ribosomal protein S5 — MAEQKEQRNKKKSNNNKGREKESEWQERVVQIRRVTKVVKGGKKLSFRAIVIIGNERGQVGVGVGKASDVIGAVKKGVADGKKHLIEVPLTKANSIPHPINGAGGGAKVMMRPAAPGTGVIAGGAVRTVLELAGVRNILAKQLGSGNPLNNARAAVNALSTLRTLSEVAQERGIPVENLYG, encoded by the coding sequence ATGGCAGAACAAAAAGAACAGCGCAACAAGAAAAAAAGCAATAACAACAAAGGGCGCGAAAAAGAATCCGAATGGCAAGAACGGGTTGTTCAGATTCGTCGCGTTACCAAAGTAGTTAAAGGCGGTAAAAAACTCAGCTTCCGCGCCATAGTCATTATCGGCAACGAACGCGGTCAAGTTGGAGTGGGAGTCGGCAAAGCTAGCGACGTAATCGGTGCCGTTAAAAAAGGCGTCGCTGACGGCAAAAAGCACCTAATTGAAGTCCCCCTCACCAAAGCTAACTCCATCCCTCACCCCATCAACGGTGCAGGTGGCGGAGCCAAAGTCATGATGCGTCCAGCAGCACCCGGAACCGGGGTAATTGCAGGGGGAGCAGTGCGAACTGTTCTCGAACTAGCAGGAGTCCGCAACATCTTAGCCAAACAGCTAGGTTCAGGAAATCCTTTAAACAACGCTAGAGCCGCAGTCAACGCCCTTTCCACTCTTCGCACCTTATCCGAAGTTGCTCAAGAGCGCGGAATTCCAGTAGAAAACCTCTACGGTTAA
- the rplN gene encoding 50S ribosomal protein L14, producing MIQPQTYLNVADNSGARKLMCIRVLGGGNRRYGGVGDVIIAVVKDAIPNMAVKKSDVVRAVIVRTRKALRRDSGMSIRFDDNAAVIINPEGNPKGTRVFGPVARELRDKNFTKIVSLAPEVL from the coding sequence ATGATTCAACCCCAGACATACCTCAATGTCGCCGACAATAGCGGAGCCCGCAAGCTCATGTGCATCCGCGTATTGGGAGGCGGCAACCGCCGCTACGGCGGAGTCGGCGATGTCATCATTGCCGTCGTCAAAGACGCCATCCCCAACATGGCAGTCAAAAAATCCGATGTCGTCAGAGCCGTCATTGTCAGAACCCGCAAAGCCTTACGTCGCGACAGCGGCATGAGCATTCGTTTTGACGACAACGCCGCCGTGATTATCAATCCCGAAGGCAACCCCAAAGGCACTCGCGTTTTCGGGCCAGTCGCCCGCGAACTCCGCGACAAAAACTTTACTAAAATCGTTTCCTTAGCCCCAGAGGTACTTTAA
- the rplX gene encoding 50S ribosomal protein L24, translated as MYGKKGKPTSEPQRHRMHVKAGDTVQIITGKEKGKVGEILKTYPKVSKVIVKGVNIRTKHVKPQQEGESGKIVTFEAPIHSSNVMHYSEKEKIASRVCYTFSEDGRKLRQLKKTGEILDN; from the coding sequence ATGTACGGAAAAAAGGGTAAACCAACTAGCGAACCGCAACGCCACAGAATGCACGTCAAAGCGGGCGACACCGTGCAAATAATTACTGGCAAAGAGAAAGGAAAAGTCGGAGAAATCTTAAAGACATATCCTAAAGTCAGCAAAGTAATTGTTAAAGGCGTAAATATCAGAACCAAGCACGTCAAGCCCCAACAAGAAGGGGAATCGGGAAAAATCGTCACCTTTGAAGCTCCCATCCACAGCTCAAATGTCATGCACTATTCCGAAAAAGAGAAAATCGCCAGCCGCGTCTGCTATACATTTAGTGAAGACGGCCGCAAACTGCGACAACTCAAAAAAACCGGAGAAATCCTCGATAATTAG
- the rplF gene encoding 50S ribosomal protein L6, producing MSRIGKRPISIPTKVTITLDGQKVAVKGPKGELSRVIPAEILLGMEGETLLVTRRDESRVARQLHGLCRTLVANMVEGVSQGFQRRLEIIGTGYRAQVQGRNLILNVGYSKPVEMPPPEGITMAVEGNTNVIVSGIDKELVGNTAARIRAVRPPEVYKGKGIRYSGEVVRRKAGKTGKTGKK from the coding sequence ATGTCGCGAATTGGCAAGCGTCCGATTAGCATCCCCACAAAAGTCACCATCACCCTAGACGGTCAAAAAGTAGCCGTCAAAGGCCCTAAAGGTGAACTTTCCCGAGTAATCCCCGCCGAAATCCTCCTAGGAATGGAAGGCGAGACTTTACTCGTTACCCGCCGGGACGAATCTCGCGTCGCCAGACAATTGCACGGCCTCTGTCGCACCCTTGTCGCCAACATGGTCGAAGGTGTATCCCAAGGCTTTCAGCGTCGTCTGGAAATTATCGGCACAGGTTATCGGGCACAGGTTCAAGGACGGAACCTGATTTTAAACGTCGGTTACAGCAAGCCCGTTGAAATGCCTCCTCCAGAAGGCATCACCATGGCAGTTGAAGGCAACACCAACGTCATTGTCTCCGGCATTGACAAAGAACTCGTAGGCAACACAGCAGCCCGCATCCGCGCGGTGCGTCCGCCCGAAGTTTACAAGGGCAAAGGCATTCGCTACAGCGGCGAAGTCGTCCGGCGCAAAGCTGGTAAAACAGGCAAAACAGGTAAGAAGTAA
- the rpsH gene encoding 30S ribosomal protein S8 — protein sequence MAANDTIADMLTRIRNSCMARHQTTQIPATKMTRSIAQVLKNEGFISEFEEAEPEGVKRTIVLSLKYKGKTRKPIITALKRVSKPGLRVYSNRKELPRVLGGIGIAIISTSSGIMTDREARRQGLGGEVLCYVW from the coding sequence ATGGCAGCTAACGATACCATAGCAGATATGTTGACGCGCATTCGCAATTCTTGCATGGCGCGCCACCAAACAACACAAATTCCAGCTACAAAAATGACCCGTAGCATCGCCCAAGTTCTCAAAAACGAAGGCTTTATCAGCGAATTTGAAGAAGCAGAACCAGAAGGCGTAAAGCGAACTATAGTGCTTTCTCTAAAGTACAAAGGTAAAACTCGCAAGCCCATTATCACGGCACTTAAGCGAGTCAGCAAACCAGGACTGCGCGTTTACTCGAACCGCAAAGAACTGCCCAGAGTATTAGGCGGAATTGGCATTGCCATTATCTCCACCTCCAGCGGCATTATGACCGATCGAGAAGCTCGACGCCAAGGTTTAGGCGGTGAAGTGCTTTGTTATGTTTGGTAG
- the rplB gene encoding 50S ribosomal protein L2: protein MGIRSYRPYTSSTREHTVSDFAEITKSEPEKSLTGNKHTKQGRNNRGVITCRHRGGGHKRLYRTIDFRRDKHSIPATVKAIEYDPNRNARIALLFYKDGEKRYILHPLNLNVGTVIVSGPDAPIEIGNALPLKNIPLGTSVHNVELVPGKGGQIVRSAGSSAQLMAKEGSYVTLKLPSGEQRKVRADCYATIGQVGNTDARNISLGKAGRTRWKGRRPTVRGSVMNPVDHPHGGGEGRAPIGRPGPMTPWGKPALGAKTRRKNKRSDALIVRRRRKSSKRGKGGRQS from the coding sequence ATGGGCATCCGTTCTTACCGACCTTATACCTCCAGCACCCGGGAACATACCGTCTCGGACTTCGCTGAGATTACCAAATCAGAGCCTGAAAAGTCTCTAACCGGCAACAAGCACACCAAACAAGGCCGCAACAACCGAGGCGTCATTACCTGCCGCCACCGGGGAGGCGGTCACAAACGGCTTTATAGAACGATCGACTTCCGCCGCGACAAACACAGCATTCCTGCTACCGTCAAGGCGATCGAATATGACCCCAACCGCAACGCCCGGATCGCCCTTTTGTTCTACAAAGACGGCGAAAAACGGTACATCCTGCACCCGCTCAACTTAAACGTCGGTACAGTAATTGTCTCAGGCCCAGACGCGCCGATCGAAATTGGCAACGCCCTACCCCTGAAGAACATTCCCCTCGGTACCAGCGTCCACAACGTCGAGCTAGTACCAGGAAAAGGCGGACAAATCGTCCGTTCCGCAGGCTCCAGCGCTCAGCTAATGGCAAAAGAAGGTAGCTACGTCACCCTCAAACTGCCATCCGGCGAACAACGGAAAGTCCGCGCCGACTGCTACGCTACGATCGGTCAAGTTGGCAACACAGACGCCAGAAACATCAGCCTCGGTAAAGCAGGCCGTACCCGCTGGAAAGGTCGCAGACCAACCGTTCGCGGTAGCGTCATGAACCCGGTAGATCACCCGCACGGTGGTGGCGAAGGCAGAGCGCCCATCGGGCGTCCGGGGCCTATGACTCCTTGGGGAAAACCAGCATTGGGTGCCAAAACTCGACGCAAAAACAAGCGCAGCGACGCTTTAATCGTCCGGCGCCGCCGCAAATCTTCCAAGCGTGGCAAGGGCGGCAGACAAAGTTAA
- a CDS encoding adenylate kinase: MQLIFMGPPGAGKGTQAQLLAALWKIPHISTGDILRACVVAKTPLGVKAKSYMDAGELVPDELLMDIVQERMNEPDAGAGWILDGFPRTVAQAAFFDKLLCDVGTGATSGKDCALRAVNLDVPDNVLVTRLLSRGRQDDNEETIRRRLQVYREQTEPLIEFYRSREQLVAVDGDRDMEVVTAELQQALSGDC; the protein is encoded by the coding sequence ATGCAATTGATTTTTATGGGGCCTCCAGGGGCCGGCAAGGGAACTCAGGCTCAGCTTTTAGCCGCTCTCTGGAAAATACCCCACATTTCAACGGGTGACATCCTCCGCGCCTGCGTGGTTGCGAAAACTCCCTTGGGTGTAAAAGCTAAATCCTACATGGATGCTGGTGAGTTGGTTCCCGACGAGTTATTGATGGATATCGTACAAGAACGCATGAATGAACCAGATGCTGGTGCAGGCTGGATTCTCGACGGCTTTCCCCGTACTGTGGCACAGGCAGCGTTTTTTGACAAACTGCTTTGTGATGTTGGTACTGGGGCTACCTCTGGTAAGGACTGCGCTCTGCGAGCTGTCAATTTGGATGTCCCTGATAATGTTTTGGTGACTCGCCTGCTGTCGCGGGGCCGCCAAGATGACAATGAGGAGACGATCCGCCGCCGGTTGCAAGTTTATCGCGAGCAAACTGAGCCTTTGATTGAGTTTTACAGATCCCGCGAACAGTTAGTTGCGGTTGATGGCGATCGCGACATGGAAGTAGTCACCGCAGAACTGCAACAAGCGCTCTCTGGCGACTGTTGA
- the rpsC gene encoding 30S ribosomal protein S3, translating into MGQKIHPIGFRLGITQEHRSRWFADPKNYPELLQEDFKIRKYVRKTLSNAGISSVRIERKADQIDLEVFTARPGVVVGRGGAGIETLRVGLQQQLGNNRQIRINVVEVQRVDADATLIAEYIAQQLERRVSFRRVVRQAITRAQKVGIQGIKIQVSGRLNGAEIARTEWTREGRVPLHTLRADIDYSYCTAQTIYGILGIKVWVFKGEIIPGQEQEAAPNAAVPRTKQKRRRQNFEDRSNEG; encoded by the coding sequence ATGGGCCAAAAAATACATCCAATTGGTTTTCGTCTCGGCATTACCCAAGAGCACCGCTCTCGCTGGTTTGCTGACCCGAAAAACTATCCAGAACTCTTGCAAGAAGACTTTAAAATTCGCAAGTACGTCCGCAAAACCCTCAGTAATGCTGGTATTTCCTCGGTCAGAATTGAGCGCAAAGCCGATCAAATCGACCTAGAAGTCTTCACCGCCAGACCGGGCGTTGTCGTAGGCCGCGGCGGAGCAGGTATCGAAACTTTGCGCGTCGGTTTGCAGCAGCAACTCGGCAACAACCGCCAAATTCGCATCAACGTCGTTGAAGTTCAGCGCGTAGACGCCGATGCCACACTGATCGCAGAATATATCGCCCAGCAACTAGAACGGCGCGTATCCTTCCGCCGAGTAGTTCGCCAAGCAATCACCCGCGCTCAAAAAGTCGGCATTCAAGGCATCAAAATTCAAGTCAGCGGACGCCTCAACGGCGCAGAAATCGCCCGTACCGAATGGACGCGCGAAGGCAGAGTCCCCTTGCACACCCTGCGGGCCGACATCGACTATTCCTACTGCACCGCTCAAACCATCTACGGTATTCTCGGGATTAAAGTTTGGGTTTTCAAAGGCGAAATTATTCCTGGACAGGAACAAGAAGCTGCACCAAATGCAGCCGTGCCCCGCACCAAACAAAAGCGCCGCCGCCAGAACTTTGAAGATCGATCGAACGAAGGCTAG
- the rplD gene encoding 50S ribosomal protein L4 — MVNCVVRNWQGEEVGETTLELRVAKEENASHIVHRALRRQMVNARQGNACTKTRSEVRGGGRKPWRQKGTGRARAGSIRSPLWRGGGVIFGPKPRDFEVKMNKKERRLALRTAFFSRTEDIIVVEEFAEQFPRPKSKELLSAIARWGIDAHKKVLLILPEPQLNVYLSGRNIELVNVILATSLNVYDVLAADKIIVTSTAIAKIQEIYGE, encoded by the coding sequence ATGGTTAACTGTGTAGTGCGAAATTGGCAAGGCGAAGAAGTTGGAGAAACAACTTTAGAGCTTCGCGTAGCCAAAGAAGAAAATGCGTCTCACATCGTTCACAGAGCCTTGAGACGGCAAATGGTCAACGCCCGTCAAGGGAATGCTTGCACCAAAACTCGATCGGAAGTTAGAGGCGGCGGTCGCAAACCCTGGCGTCAAAAAGGCACAGGTCGAGCCAGAGCAGGTTCTATCCGTTCTCCGTTGTGGCGGGGCGGCGGTGTCATCTTCGGGCCGAAGCCGAGAGACTTTGAAGTCAAAATGAACAAAAAAGAACGCCGTCTCGCTTTGCGGACAGCATTCTTTAGCCGTACCGAAGACATCATTGTGGTTGAAGAATTTGCAGAGCAATTTCCGAGACCGAAAAGCAAAGAATTGCTAAGTGCGATCGCCCGTTGGGGTATCGACGCCCATAAAAAAGTTCTGTTAATCTTGCCAGAACCGCAACTCAACGTTTACCTGTCAGGACGCAACATCGAATTAGTCAACGTCATCTTGGCAACTTCTCTGAATGTTTACGACGTTCTCGCGGCTGACAAAATAATCGTCACCTCTACAGCCATAGCAAAAATTCAGGAGATTTACGGTGAGTAA
- the rplO gene encoding 50S ribosomal protein L15, with protein sequence MRLQDARPKAGSTKRPRRLGRGISAGQGASSGKGMRGQKARAGSGTRPGFEGGQNPLYRRLPKLKSFPLVNRKEYTTINVSKLASLPANTEVTLTSLIEAKIVTTDDGPLKILGDGELNVALQVRAAAFTAGARTKIEAAGGSCEVVA encoded by the coding sequence ATGAGATTGCAAGACGCCCGACCAAAAGCGGGTTCCACAAAACGCCCGCGTCGCTTGGGTAGAGGTATTTCTGCCGGTCAAGGCGCGAGTTCCGGTAAAGGGATGCGCGGTCAAAAAGCTAGAGCCGGTAGCGGCACTAGACCCGGTTTTGAAGGTGGTCAAAATCCTCTTTACCGCCGCCTGCCCAAGCTGAAGAGCTTTCCTTTAGTGAACCGGAAAGAGTACACTACCATTAATGTAAGTAAATTAGCATCACTGCCAGCCAACACAGAAGTTACTCTCACCTCTTTGATCGAAGCAAAAATTGTCACTACTGACGACGGGCCGCTGAAAATCTTAGGAGATGGCGAACTGAATGTGGCTCTGCAAGTGCGCGCGGCGGCCTTTACCGCAGGTGCTCGCACCAAAATTGAAGCCGCCGGCGGAAGTTGCGAAGTAGTTGCGTGA
- the rplR gene encoding 50S ribosomal protein L18 yields the protein MKLTRKESVHRRHRRVRRKVFGTAERPRLAVFRSSNHIYAQVIDDTAQHTLAAASTLDPELKSNLTSGGNCSASVQVGQLIAKRCSSAGIAQVVFDRGGNLYHGRVKALADAAREAGLDF from the coding sequence ATGAAGCTTACTCGCAAGGAATCAGTCCACCGCAGACACCGCCGCGTGCGGCGCAAGGTATTCGGTACTGCCGAACGTCCAAGATTAGCGGTATTTCGATCGTCCAATCACATCTACGCTCAAGTAATCGACGACACTGCACAGCACACTTTGGCTGCTGCGTCAACCCTCGATCCAGAATTGAAGTCAAATCTCACTTCTGGTGGCAACTGCTCCGCGAGCGTCCAAGTCGGTCAGTTGATTGCCAAACGGTGTTCCAGCGCTGGCATAGCTCAAGTCGTATTCGATCGCGGAGGCAACCTCTATCACGGTCGCGTTAAAGCCCTCGCAGATGCAGCTCGCGAAGCCGGGTTAGACTTTTAG
- the rplP gene encoding 50S ribosomal protein L16: MLSPKRTKFRKQQRGRMSGISTRGSSVSFGDFALQAIEPAWITSRQIEAGRRAMTRYIRRGGKIWIRIFPDKPVTQRAAETRMGSGKGAPEFWVAVVKPGRIMFEIGGVSEEIAREAMRLASFKLPIKTKFITREESPS, from the coding sequence ATGTTAAGCCCTAAAAGAACAAAATTCCGCAAACAACAGCGCGGGCGAATGAGCGGTATTTCCACCCGCGGCAGCTCAGTTAGCTTTGGCGACTTTGCCCTCCAAGCCATCGAGCCAGCCTGGATCACTTCCCGCCAAATAGAAGCCGGACGGCGCGCCATGACCCGCTATATCCGCCGGGGCGGCAAAATCTGGATTCGCATTTTCCCCGACAAACCAGTCACCCAGCGCGCAGCAGAAACCCGGATGGGTTCTGGTAAAGGCGCACCGGAGTTTTGGGTAGCCGTCGTCAAACCCGGTCGGATCATGTTTGAAATTGGTGGTGTCAGCGAAGAAATTGCCCGCGAAGCAATGCGTTTGGCATCTTTCAAATTACCGATTAAAACCAAGTTCATCACCCGCGAAGAAAGCCCGTCATAG